ATCGTCACCAACACGATCATAGGCCAGGGGGCGGATGTCGCCGTTGAGGACTTTACTGGTACGACGAACGTCGGCGGAACGAACTCCACTTCTGGCAGCAACAACTTGATCCGCAGCTCCAGCGGCTTCGCGGGCGGCATCGTCAGCACGGCGGATCCCAAGCTCGGCGTCCTCGCCGACTACGGCGGATTGACCTGGACCATGGAACTCCTACCCGGCAGCCCAGCCATCAATGCGGGAACTCCAGCGTATTCGCCGCCGCCAAACGTTGATCAACGGGGCGTTTCCTTCACGAGAGTTATCGGCGGGAGGATCGATATCGGGGCGTTCGAAGTGCAGCCCATCGCTCCCGCCTCCGCAGACTTCGATGGGGACGGGAGCATTGATGGACGCGACTTCCTCGCCTGGCAACGCGGCTTCGGCATCGTCGCGCCTAATGCGGTGAAAGCTAATGGCGACGCCGACAACGACCGCGACGTGGACGCCGCTGACCTAGCCGTTTGGAAATCCCAGTTTGGTGCACCTCCGACCGTTGTCGCCGTGAGTGTGTCCGCGCAAGCTGGTGCGGCCTCAGAAATATTCACAGACGCCTCGTCGACCTTCGAGGCATTTCCAACATACAGCGAGCCCGCACGAATAGCTGCGCTCGACGCGGTAATCGTACCCGGTAAGGCGTCGCATGCTGCTAGCCTTAACAGCCAGTTGGTCGATGCTGCAATGGCAGAGCGATCAGACGTGTCGCCGCTAACCTCGCAACGCGATGAGTGGTCAGCACAGTTGCGACATCGTAAGCATCACGGCAGCGTTCTGAATCCTGTTCTCCGCACACGGGTGGCAGCTCCAATTACCGCGTTTCCGATGCTTCGAACAGCCACTTTACCGTGGGAAGCTGGGTCGCTTGATGAAGTTTGGTCTGAGCAATGCGACCTAGAGCAACTTGCGGTCGATGCTGATCAGAGCGAGCTTGATGCGATTTCGGCGATCATCTTCGGTGAAGAATCGTAAGACTGCAGCGCAATGAATACCCTATGAGAATCTCGCAAAACATTGAAGCCGTCGGGGATTTGGCAGAACGTGTCTCTCTCTGATCCGCCGTTTCGAACTGATTCTTCTGCTGCTGAGCACACCCTCGGGGCTGGGTTCTGAGCGGACTTGAAGTGAGCCGCTGGTCAACTGCAACTAGTTCTTACTGGTCTTAGGCTGTTCGCCATCCAGTTCAGAACGCCAGCAAAATACCCCGTGCGCTAGGTGTTCGACCTAGGGGTCGGAAGAGAGGCTGAGGGCGCCGTGAGCCGACTATGTGTAGCAGTTCGCTCTAGTAAGCAGCCGACCGCGTCAATCAAACGGGTAGCTTGACCCGCTAGCTACTCTTCAAGAGCCCACCGACAGCTTAAAATTGATGGTCTGTCGATGCCTAAGGGCCCGCTCGCGGCTATTAGGGTCCTGATTAGCTGCCCCTCGAAGGGCACGACCGCACACACTCGGTGGCATATTAGGTTCTGGGGCTGAACGTGCGGATGACCCAATAGCATGGCGTAAGACGATTATTGATCTCGCTCAAGATGGGCCCAAGCGACTTAAGCCGCATCAGCGCGGCCAAGTAGCGAGCGTGGTGTAGCGCTGGTGGCGCCTCGCCGCTGTCTACTGACGCCCGGCGTCGAATCGTCTACATAAAGTCAGAGCGGGGCGAGTGCGCAAAAAACGCCGGAGATCGCGTTCGCGTTCTCCGGCGTCGTCATGCATTACTTCAAAAAGATACGGGCGGCCTTAGCTCACCCGCACGTTCTCGGCGCACTTGCCCTTAGGCCCCATGCCTTCGTTGAATTGCACGGCTTGGCCTTCATAGAGGCTGTCGAAGCCGGCTCCTTCAACCGCAGACGAATGGAAGAAGATATCTCCATTGTCCCCTTGAATGAAGCCAAAGCCTTTGTCAGTCAACTTCTTAATTGTACCTTGCGACACGTCACAAATTCTCCAGCACGCAGTTCTCAAACTGACGCGCAGCCCTCGCACCGTGCAATTACTCGGGCAACGCATGGGCGGACCCGCTAACGGGAGGCCCAAAAGTAAGAAAGCAAACTGATCCACACCGTAGATCAACGTCGCTGGAGGCCGGTATGAAGAACGGCCAAGATGAAGGGCAAAGATCAACGAGAAGATTACTGTATCGCCACGCAATGAGTCACAGAGAACTGACTGATGCGGCGTCTGGCCATGCTTCTCGCAGATGCCTTCGCTGTCTTAGTGGTTTGACTCTACCACAGCATTCGTCGCGGAACTAGTGGATTAAGTTCTTCAGGAAAGGAGTATAACGGCTGTTGACGCCATTTCGACCGCTGCCAGCAGTTCGAGATTGCGACTTTAGTAGGCGAATCTCAACTCTGTTGCGAATTTTGGAGCGAAAGATGGCAAAGAAGAAAAAGAAGGCGGCGACATTGCGAGAGAAGAAAGCCCTCAGCTACGGCGTGATCTTCCTCGACCAAATCTCGCCTCCGATTCCTGTCGAAGGTCGCAAGCCGATCGAGATCGACATGACGATGGACGAAGCCCTCAAACTTCACCTGGGATTGTTGCAGGCGCTAACTGAGCTAAATCGGCTCGATCGGCGTTCGCCGAAGTCCCGAGCACGAGGGATTCGGTTTGCGCTGTATCCAGATCAGCGGCGTATGATGGTTCAACAAGGAAGCGTTAAGGACAACAGCGCGCCGCGATAGCGGTTGTGAGTGAAGCGTTGCTGTTCTGTCAAATTGATTCGCTGCAGTCGAGTATCAGGAGAAGCGCATGAGCAAGCGCCAACGATGTCATCAGCCAAGAGACCGAGTCGCCGCAAGCCGCTGGCCGTCAAACGCCTGCCTGTTACCTTCGCCAGCGACAACCGCCGCGTCATCACTCGCTTCTTCGACCCGGGCAGCAAGGGTCGAATGCAGAACATCGTCGAGCGAATCGCTCGGCTAGAAGACGATGAAGTTGCGAGGTTGCTAGACGAGGTCTTCCAGCGGTTTCGAACGCGACATAGCAACATCGTCGCGGTGCTGGAGCAGAACTTCCGCAATGCCGCGACGTTGCTAGGCGACGCGGGTGACGTTGATCTCAATCGCCGGCTACTACTCGGCTCGTACTTCACGATGGAGTATTCGATCGAATCGGCAGCGCTCTTCAATCCTTCGATCGTGCCGCACCTGAACCAGCGCAATCTCCCCGACGGAGCGGTGCGATTTGTCATGAGTCTGCGGGCCACCGGCGAGGGGCACGTTTCGTCGATCGTCTTTCGGACTGGCATCATTTACTCCGATCAACGGATTCAGGTCGATCCGCTCAGCCGGCATACCAGTCCGATCAGCGTGATGCAGGACAAGCTGTTCGACAAAGCGTTGTTCGCGAGAAAGCTCGGCGACATCGGCGTGTCGCAGCCAGTCGCAGAGGCGGTGATGAATTGCCTGCCCGGTTCATTCACGATGACTGAGTTGGAGCAGGCGATGATTGCGGTTCGCGAGCGCGAGCCGGAGCTGGTTCCCTCTCTGGACTCCATGCAGGGAATTCGTTGGCTGGCAATGTCCAACTACCAGCTGAAACTACCGACCGACGCCGAAGCATCGGAGCTAGTCATCTTCCCGCAGACTATTAACGAGAGCCGCGGCATCGAAGACTTGCGGCTGGTCCGATTCGTTCACGATGACGGCGCGGTGACTTACTTTGGCACCTGCACCGCGTATGACGGCTTCCGGACACTACCGGAACTCATCGAGACGAGCGATTTCCAAACGATCGGCGTCCACACGCTCAACGGCGCCAAGGCGCTGAATAAGGGGCTCGCGCTGTTCCCGCGGAAAATAGACGGCAACTTTGTCATGTGCTCACGGATCGACGGCGAGAATCTCTACATTATGCGGTCGGACAACGTCCATTTCTGGGAAACCGCGGACCTATTGCAAATCCCCAAGCAGCCGTGGGAGTTTGTGCAGATCGGCAACTGCGGGTCGCCGCTAGAGACTTCTGAAGGTTGGATCCTGCTCACTCACGGCGTCGGGCCGATGCGAACCTACTGCATCGGGGCGATGTTGCTCGATCGCGACGATCCGCAACGCATCATTGGCGTGCTCGACGAACCCCTCATCGTGCCGACCGAGAAAGAACGCGACGGATACGTGCCGAACGTCGCCTACACCTGCGGAGCCATGATCCATAGCGATCAGTTGTACATTCCTTTTGCGACGTCGGACACGACAACGCGGTTCGGGATGGTATCGGTGGAACGGTTATTGGACCGCCTCACGAGTTAGATTGCGTCAGCTCGGTTGCAGCATTGCTGCGGCTTCAGCAGCCCGGCGGAATGCTGCGAGCGAGCTTTCCAGCTGCTGTAGCTCGGCGAGCGACAGTAAGAATGCGAGGGTCGATTCAGCGCCTTGATTCTCGTTGACGCGGTCGGCATGCAACCCGTCGTGGCAGCCGCCTGTGCTGGCGTCGTAGACTTCCACGCCCAGATCGTTGCGGCCGAGGAACCATTCAAAAGCTAGTCGCGCTTCATTCAGCCACGATGCTTCTTCCGTCGTGCGGTACGCCTCGACGCATGCTGCGACCGTCGCCCAGGCCTCGATCGGTTGTTGGTCGAAATCAGCGCGTGGACCGCCGCGCTTGTGGAAGCCATCGCTGCCAATGGGGCGGAAATGCCCTCGCGGGGCTCGCTGGACGCCGACGAGCCATTCAAGCGACCGCAGCCCCAACTCTTGAACCGCGACATCTCCCATAGAACACCCGCTGAGGATTAACGCATGCGACAGGGCTGCATTGTCGTAGCTGAGCGTTTCCTCAAACCATGGCCAAGACGTCGTAGAGACTCGTTGGTGGAGGTCGACCAGCCGCTCAACGAGCGTCGCCCGAACTTGCGTTACCGCGCGGTCGCCGTCGAAGCGGCGGAGATACTGGTCGATCCCCATTAGCGTCGACGCCCAGGCCCGGGGGGAGTGAATCTCGACGCTCGCCGGCAATGCTCGATGGAAGACTTCCATCGCCCAGCACTGTAGGCTCCGTTGCTTCGAACGTCCGATGCAAGTCCCCAGAGCGCACATCGCGCGGCCGAAGCAATCGTCGGAGCCGAGGATATCTTCGTGGACCCAGCGGCGGTCGAACGTGAGGAAGTTGCGGAATCGGCGTTGCTCGGGATCGAATGCCGCGTCAACAAATGCCGCGTAACGGGTCGTGGCGCGCTGCATTTCAAGTGTGTCGAGTCCCATCTCTTCGAGCGCCATGGCGAATTGCAGGCCGCGGGCGTTGTCGTCGGTGCAGTACCCCTCAGCGAAATTGGGTAGCGTGTACTTGGCGTGCTGCAAGAGACCGCAGGAGTCTGTCATACGCAGCAGATGCTCCAGACGCCATTTGGGTAGCTCCCACGGGCGCTCGTCGAGCGTCTGAATCGCCAGCGGTTTCACTTGGCGATCGAAGCGAACGCGCCGCGCCTGCTGAAACGAGTTCATGTAGAGATGGGCGACGTGACTCCAGATCATCTCGCGCCCGAGCGTGTACGCTTGGCGTCCCATCGCAACACGCCGCGGATCGTCACGCAGCAGACTGCAGATTTGCTGAGCGATGGCGCTTGAGTCGCGGAATGGCACAAGGGCGCCGCGGTCTTCGGCCAGCAGTTCCTCGGCGTGCCAGTAGGGCGTCGAAACTACTGGCTTGCCGCAACCGAAGGCGTACGCCAACGTGCCTGAGGTGATTTGTGCCGGCTCCAGGTAGGGAGTAAGGTAGATATCGGCGGCAGCGATAAACTCGATTAATTCGTGCCGTTCAACGAAACGGTTGTAGAAAATGACGTTCTTCCGCACGCCGAGATCGCTCGCCATCCGTTCCAGGCTGAGTCGATACGTCTCGCCTTGTTCGCGAACGAGATTCGGGTGAGTGGCGCCGAGGACGATGTATACGACGTTAGGGAACTCACGGATGATCTCCGGCAAAGCCTGGAGTGCGTGCTCGATCCCCTTGTTTGGAGAAAGGAGGCCGAACGTGAGGATGACGTGCTTCCCCTCGACGCCAAATTGCTCTTTTGAAGCGTTGGGATCGACGAACGGCATATCGGGAATACCATGAGCGATGACGTCGATTTTCGCGTCGGGGACGCCGTAAATGTCGAGCAGAAACTCGCGGCCGCGCTGCGACATGACGACAAGTCGCGAAGAGAGATCAGCCAACTCTCGCATCACCCGGCGCTGGTCGTACGAGGGGTTCTTGAGTACGGTGTGGAGCGTCGTGACCACGGGCATTCTGACATCGTGCAGTAGCGCGAGAATATGCCGCCCCGCCTGCCCGCCGAAGATGCCGTACTCGTGCTGAAGCGAGACGACGTCAACATTGCTGAAGTTGAGAAAGTCGGCCGCGCGACGATAGGAGTCGAGATCTTGCTGCTCGAACTCGAATTGCACTTCCCGCGGATAGTCGTATCCCTCGGCGATGTCGTTGACCGGGACGACGCAGCAATCGATCGACGGATACTGCGTCGCCACTGCTCCAAATAGGTCGCTGGTAAAGGTGGCGATGCCGCACTTGCGCGGCAGGTAGTCGCCGACAAAGCCGAGTTTGCGAAAATCCGTATTGCGAACCATAGGGCGCTTATCAAATAAAGGGCGACGGTCCGCGTCGCGGCGTCCGATCGGCGCTCGACCGATCGAAAGAACACGCCCCCGGTTCGACAGTGAAGTCGAATACAGCGGAGGTGTGATGTACTAACAATTTTCGCAGCGTCTAGTGCTGCGGCTTCTTCTCGACAAGGATCATCTGATCGACAATGCGACTAATGCCCGGGACGCTTTGTACGGCTTTCATGATCGGGTTCCGCTGAATCGCGTACTGCAGCGAGCCGGTCAGCGTGACCATCCCTTTTTGAACCGTGGCCGTCACGCGAGTTTGAGAGCCCGAGCCTGAGCGCATCAATCGCTGATTGACGGCCTTCAAAAGATCCTTGTCCGAGACTTGGTTGCGGCCGAGCATGGCATCGCCTTTCCAATAGAAGAAGACGCCGCGATGAGAATACGCGACGCAGGGAAAGGGATCGACCATATGGCCGAGGGCCGGTCAGTGAGAGAGGATCTCCCCTCCAGCATTCATCGTACGCTTGTACGGAGCTTCACGCCACAGCGGAAATGTCGTGCCAGAGCTGTTTTTATGACGCATCGGTCAATTTTTGGCTTGCCGACGGATGTGTAGGGCGGAGTGGCGAACGCTTGCAGGCGGCCATTCCCGTGCTTTAGCGAGTGCATCTCAAGGAATTGCCTCTGGCTGCACCACGTCCGTCCATACGCGAAAATCTGCTAGTCGATTTGCCCCATAAGTCGTCGTGAGGGCCACGTCCGCGGCGTCGCGGCCACGAGCCATCAGAATCCGACCGATGCGAGGGACGTTGTTCCTGGCGTCGAAGGAATGCCATGCCGCCCCGAGATAGACTTCGAACCACGCGCTAAAATCCATCGGCGAGGACTGGCGCGGGACGCCGATATCGCCGAGGTATCCGGTGCAGTAGCGGGCAGGAATATTCAGCGATCGACAGAAAGTGACTGCAAGGTGCATGTAGTCGCGGCAAACGCCGACGCGCTCGCGATAGACTTCCAGTGCAGTGCGATTCGCCCGAGCTTTCAAATAGTCGAAGCGAATATGCCGGTGGACAAAGTCGCACACCGCCTGCACCAACGGCCATCCGGCGGGCAGGTGGCCAAATAGCTTCCATGCAGTGTCGCGTAGCTCGCTATCCACCTCGCAGTAGCGACTGGCGAGAAGGTAATGCAGCACGTCGTCTGGGAGTTCCTGGAGTGCGTGTTGACGAGCCTGCGGCGACTGGAGGTCGGGCAGCCCGTTGTCTTCCACCACCACGTCGGTTCGAAATACGACCCGGCCGGCGGGGGCCGTGGTTCTCACGCACTGATTGCCGTAGAGATCGAAGTAGCCGTTGAGGGCGCCCTGCGGCGTGACCGTCAGTGGCTCGAGGCGGCGTATCGACGCCGTGCGCGTCGGATGGATGTTTCCCACGAGCAACACCGTCGTCGGCGCCACGAAATCGAAAGCGGCTTCAAAACCCGCGTGGATCAACATACTTGTGAGAACTTAACCCGCCAGGATCAACCCTTCGAGCAACAAACTATGAGGACGATGCGTCGTCGGCGATTCAGCAGAAGAAAATTGCACGCCTCAGGAGTGCTGAGGCGGAAGCTCGGCGGCTCGGCTGCCTGAGCGATCAATTGCGGCCTTCACAAGACGCTGGTATTTCCAGATGGAGTAACGCTCACAAGCGTCGCCAATTAGCTCCAGTCGATCGGGTGCGAACCAAGTGTTCGTGACTTGGCGCTCGACGATTAGCTTGGCATCTGCCAGTAGCCGCCGATCTTCTTCCGATTCGCACTTCACGACCGTCCCGGAGACTAGAATCGGAAAAGACTCGTCTTCGCGGACCCAATCTGAACTTGCGTCACAGGCTCTTGTATCAAGTCGAGCATGCGAGGCGGCCGCAGCGATGAGCGTCCCGGTTTCACACTCGCCAATGTGCCGGGAGACAGATGCCGCGGCTTGATCAAGTTCGCGAGCCACCTCCTCGCCTGCACGTTCGCCGCGGATGACGCTATTGGCGATGGCCACTCCGTTCGCAATAAACCGAGCGTCGATTTCTTGGCGACAGGTGTGCCAACGCTCGTCTTCTAGCATAATCTGCCATCCAACGTTCGGAACGTTGCGAATCGAGGGGGCGTTGATGAATCGCATTGGCGCTCCGAGAAGTGATCTGCGCGATAGTCAGCATGACCTAGCACACCTCTCCGTAGTTGCGGATGTCAGCGTTGCAACCATGGAGGTAATCGCATTATTGGCGCGATGCATGAGAAAAGTGCGTTTAATCGCGTTGGAATTCCGCTAATAAACTTCGAGCAGTCAATGCGACTAATACTCAGGAATCACCGTCTTCACGGCAATAGGGACTGCTAATATGAGGGAATGGCAAAGCGAAGATGCGTACTCTATGAATGTTAAATTGTCATCGCAACACGCATCCCAGAGGGGCAAAGCATGACTGTGAGAATCGTCGGTCACGGCGAGCAGGAAGTCCGTCGCGTTACATGTGGACGTTGCAGTGGGGTGCTAGAGTACAGCAAGAACGACGTGCAATCTGAGCCGAGGTACGATAGTTCCGGCAACTATGACGGTGAACGCCGCTGGATCAATTGCCCACAGTGCACCAGCCAAGTCGAAGTGGCAGACTGATACGTGATTCATCCGCACGAATGAAAAGCCTGCTCGCAGAGATGCGGGGCTGCCGGATGTGTGATCGTGTTCGGGCCGATTCTTGGCGCTAGCGGTGTCTCGAAGTGAGCAGGAGACGTGCCGGCGAGAATGAGTTAGGGTGGGTCCATGACTAAAATATCCATGATCACCGGCATTGCAGTCGTCACTGTTCTAGCAGCCGTCAGCATCTCCGCACTCACCAACTCGCCGTTTCCGTCACCAGCCTCGATCATCTGCGGCGTCATCGGGGCGTTCGCAGCGATTACCGTCGAGCAAGCCTAAGTTCGTCGGCGTGTTTGCGACGTCGATTGATCCGGTTGAAGCTACTGACGCCCAACCCTCTCTCAGAGGTCGCTTCGCATGCAGACCGCTCGGCTAGTCTGGAGACTTGGGCACGACGTTGCAGGTCTGAGTTGCAGCATCGAAATCGATGACGACTCGCTGCTGAGCCAACTGCGCTAAGATCTGCTGGACGCGACTTTCCACGTTCGAGTGGTCGGTGCCGTCGCGAGTTACAAATTCAAGCACAACTGATCGCAGTGTCATCGGCAGAAGTTGTGTATGTGGAATGAGCATTTGCGGCAATTGATGCGGGCGGGCAAACAAACTATACCTTTGGATTCTTTCAGTCGGCAGGCGCTAGCCTGGCGCTGCATTTCCACGCCTCTCAATCACCTGATGAATCAGTCTCTGCAGACGCCCTAGCGAGTACATCTGACACGCGTCCTTAATCATCTTTAACCGGCCGATTGATACATCTCGGCATGCAGTCTCGTCTTCGCCGATGGTTTTCGCTGCCAGTAGCAAGCTACGCACCTCGGCAGTGCTGCACTCAATAGTGCGGCCTTCGATGCGAATTTTGGCCATACGAAACTGCGAGGGATCTTCCATGCCCAAAGCTTGACGTTCAGGTCGACAATCTGCAAGGCGATGGCATATCTCGCTAGCATCGCCTGGAAATCATCCAAACAACATAAATGTCAATGCGATGAGAATAGTTCCCGCTGCTTTGATCAACACCACTGTCGAGTTCCAACTATCGAGCGTGGCGAATGCAAGCGGATTGGATTATAGACTGGTTAAGCCACGGTAGGTGCGGCGGAGGCACGCCAAGTAGGAGAATGGCGGGTACGAGACCTGCGGATATTTGTCCCGCTGCAGTCTCCCTCAATCCAGCATCCGATAATTCTCGGAATCTGTTGAGGTCGCGCCGACATCAGTAGGCGCTTGCTTGCCGCACACGGTTACGCAAGATACTGAAAGCTGCATCGACAGCTACCCGCAACTACCCGACTGGCAGCCACCTACCCCTTGTTACTGCAATTCCTCGGCAACTAATAGAAACAAATGCAATCTCGCTGTAGGATACCTATTAACGGCCCACATGCGATTAGCGAGCCGACGTACAGGCTTGGCGATTAGTTCACACCGTAGAGGTCACAGGTTCGAGTGCTGTGCCGCCCACTTGCACAGCCGTACACTAATGCAACAAGTCGTTTAGGCCGGCAATTCTTGAGTCGTCGCGCTTGCCAGACTCTTCGCTGCCATCTGTGATTGCTGCTGACTGCACCGCCGGTGCGGATGCTTTCGCGGCCTTCTCGAAGTCAGCGCCTCTCACTTGCCATTACTTCTCGGGCGCCGGCTTCTTTGGCACGAGCCTAATGTTCGCAAGATCGTCGTGGAGCAGCGATTCGAGCTTGCCCGCCCAAGCCGCCGTCTCGGCGTCCCAGACGGACTCGTTGTGCGGTCGCCAAACTACGGCCGCTGTTCGGGCTGCGTGTACACTCCCTTCTGCGCCGGGCGAAATATGGTGCAAGGGGCGGGTGAAAAAGAGCCCGCCAGTGCGAATGGCGAGCTGGTTTGGTCTGTGATCACCGAGAGGGTAGGTCGTCAGGTTGAGTGCTTTGCTCGCCGCTGGAAAACTGTGATCGGCGGGCATTTGGTCATAGGGCTGCTACAGTGCAGCGATGCGCCGCATGTCAATGAGACCGAACTTCGCTTACAACGCGATTCGTGCTCTTTGCTTCGGCCAGGCAGTGATCAACGGAGTGGCTGCAGCCGTCTGCGCCTACTTCGGTAATTGGCTACTTGCAGCGGGACTGGCGGCGCTGGCTGTACTCTCACTCTCCGCACCCGCGATGATTTGGCGGACTCTTGGTGCGGTGAATCGCCGATATAAATAACGCCTCCGTCTCATTGCGACGAGAATGAAGCACTCAACTCACTGCCCTCAGTACCTTCTCTCAGCGGTCAAGCTACTACATCGGTCGACGTGTAGATCGCCTGAAGCTGCAAGCTGTCTTAAAAATGACGCCGTTAGGAAGTCGCGATATTCCGGAAGGGGTTCTTGCACGCCCTCCAACGCAAGTTCCTCGTCAGCAGCGCCGGAGAAATGCGCCGACACACCTATTGGATGGGAGTTAGAGAACTACTCCCGCGAGTGCAGCGCGTTCTAGTGCATGCCTGACTCGACGGCGCCCAAACCAGGACGGTAGTAGTGGAAGTGCACGTCGGGATGGTCGGCCAACAACGAGATAGGCACTGAGGCATCAGGTAGCTTCTTGGCGATCATTAGCGCCGTCAGACGTTGACCAAAAGGATTGTCGTGGCAACCGGCTTGC
This sequence is a window from Lacipirellula parvula. Protein-coding genes within it:
- a CDS encoding transglutaminase-like domain-containing protein; translated protein: MLIHAGFEAAFDFVAPTTVLLVGNIHPTRTASIRRLEPLTVTPQGALNGYFDLYGNQCVRTTAPAGRVVFRTDVVVEDNGLPDLQSPQARQHALQELPDDVLHYLLASRYCEVDSELRDTAWKLFGHLPAGWPLVQAVCDFVHRHIRFDYLKARANRTALEVYRERVGVCRDYMHLAVTFCRSLNIPARYCTGYLGDIGVPRQSSPMDFSAWFEVYLGAAWHSFDARNNVPRIGRILMARGRDAADVALTTTYGANRLADFRVWTDVVQPEAIP
- a CDS encoding glycoside hydrolase family 130 protein; translation: MSSAKRPSRRKPLAVKRLPVTFASDNRRVITRFFDPGSKGRMQNIVERIARLEDDEVARLLDEVFQRFRTRHSNIVAVLEQNFRNAATLLGDAGDVDLNRRLLLGSYFTMEYSIESAALFNPSIVPHLNQRNLPDGAVRFVMSLRATGEGHVSSIVFRTGIIYSDQRIQVDPLSRHTSPISVMQDKLFDKALFARKLGDIGVSQPVAEAVMNCLPGSFTMTELEQAMIAVREREPELVPSLDSMQGIRWLAMSNYQLKLPTDAEASELVIFPQTINESRGIEDLRLVRFVHDDGAVTYFGTCTAYDGFRTLPELIETSDFQTIGVHTLNGAKALNKGLALFPRKIDGNFVMCSRIDGENLYIMRSDNVHFWETADLLQIPKQPWEFVQIGNCGSPLETSEGWILLTHGVGPMRTYCIGAMLLDRDDPQRIIGVLDEPLIVPTEKERDGYVPNVAYTCGAMIHSDQLYIPFATSDTTTRFGMVSVERLLDRLTS
- a CDS encoding cold-shock protein; translation: MSQGTIKKLTDKGFGFIQGDNGDIFFHSSAVEGAGFDSLYEGQAVQFNEGMGPKGKCAENVRVS
- a CDS encoding BON domain-containing protein, which produces MLGRNQVSDKDLLKAVNQRLMRSGSGSQTRVTATVQKGMVTLTGSLQYAIQRNPIMKAVQSVPGISRIVDQMILVEKKPQH
- a CDS encoding YheU family protein, yielding MLIPHTQLLPMTLRSVVLEFVTRDGTDHSNVESRVQQILAQLAQQRVVIDFDAATQTCNVVPKSPD
- a CDS encoding glycosyltransferase family 4 protein, encoding MVRNTDFRKLGFVGDYLPRKCGIATFTSDLFGAVATQYPSIDCCVVPVNDIAEGYDYPREVQFEFEQQDLDSYRRAADFLNFSNVDVVSLQHEYGIFGGQAGRHILALLHDVRMPVVTTLHTVLKNPSYDQRRVMRELADLSSRLVVMSQRGREFLLDIYGVPDAKIDVIAHGIPDMPFVDPNASKEQFGVEGKHVILTFGLLSPNKGIEHALQALPEIIREFPNVVYIVLGATHPNLVREQGETYRLSLERMASDLGVRKNVIFYNRFVERHELIEFIAAADIYLTPYLEPAQITSGTLAYAFGCGKPVVSTPYWHAEELLAEDRGALVPFRDSSAIAQQICSLLRDDPRRVAMGRQAYTLGREMIWSHVAHLYMNSFQQARRVRFDRQVKPLAIQTLDERPWELPKWRLEHLLRMTDSCGLLQHAKYTLPNFAEGYCTDDNARGLQFAMALEEMGLDTLEMQRATTRYAAFVDAAFDPEQRRFRNFLTFDRRWVHEDILGSDDCFGRAMCALGTCIGRSKQRSLQCWAMEVFHRALPASVEIHSPRAWASTLMGIDQYLRRFDGDRAVTQVRATLVERLVDLHQRVSTTSWPWFEETLSYDNAALSHALILSGCSMGDVAVQELGLRSLEWLVGVQRAPRGHFRPIGSDGFHKRGGPRADFDQQPIEAWATVAACVEAYRTTEEASWLNEARLAFEWFLGRNDLGVEVYDASTGGCHDGLHADRVNENQGAESTLAFLLSLAELQQLESSLAAFRRAAEAAAMLQPS